The proteins below are encoded in one region of Sphingobacterium sp. R2:
- the rny gene encoding ribonuclease Y — protein MDIAIYSIISLIVGVVIGRYLLVLLFKKQEQEAKDKVNSILKDAEQEGELIKKKRLLEAKEKFLQLKSEHEKEVNQRNNAINQKENTLRQKEQSINQKLENINRDKQEVDTKKKQLDKLVELNEKKSEEVESLKLQQIKQLESIAGVTADEARNQLVDSLREEARSQAMIQIKDIVDEAKLTATKEAKKVVIQTIQRTATESAIENTVSIFNIENDEIKGRIIGREGRNIRALEAATGVEIIVDDTPEAIILSGFDPVRREIARLALHRLVTDGRIHPARIEEVVAKTRTQIEDEIVEIGERTAIDLGIHGLHPELIRMVGRMRYRSSYGQNLLQHSREVANFAATMAAELGLNVKHAKRAGLLHDIGKVPDDNPELPHAILGMQLAEKYKEHPDVCNAIGAHHDEIEMTALISPIVQACDAISGARPGARREVVESYIKRLKELEDLALSYPGVEKTFAIQAGRELRVIVESERVSDAQSEILAADISNRIQTEMTYPGQIKVTVIRETRSVSYAK, from the coding sequence ATGGACATCGCAATTTATAGCATAATTTCTCTGATTGTTGGTGTTGTTATAGGTCGTTATCTATTGGTTCTGTTGTTTAAAAAACAAGAACAGGAAGCCAAAGATAAGGTAAATAGCATACTGAAAGATGCAGAGCAGGAAGGGGAACTCATCAAGAAGAAACGCCTGTTGGAGGCTAAAGAAAAGTTCCTTCAATTAAAATCTGAACACGAAAAAGAAGTGAACCAACGTAACAATGCCATCAATCAAAAGGAAAATACGTTGAGACAAAAAGAGCAGTCAATTAACCAAAAACTGGAAAACATCAACCGCGATAAGCAAGAGGTGGATACAAAGAAAAAGCAATTGGATAAGTTGGTTGAGTTGAACGAAAAGAAATCCGAAGAAGTAGAGTCCTTAAAATTACAGCAGATTAAGCAACTGGAGAGCATCGCTGGTGTAACTGCAGACGAAGCGAGAAACCAATTGGTAGATTCTTTACGTGAAGAAGCGCGTTCACAAGCTATGATTCAAATCAAGGATATAGTGGATGAGGCAAAACTGACGGCGACTAAAGAGGCTAAGAAGGTAGTAATCCAAACGATCCAACGTACAGCTACTGAATCGGCCATCGAAAATACCGTTTCAATTTTCAATATCGAAAATGACGAAATCAAAGGCCGTATTATTGGTCGTGAGGGACGTAATATTCGTGCGCTAGAAGCTGCAACAGGAGTTGAAATCATCGTAGATGATACCCCGGAAGCAATTATTCTCTCTGGTTTTGATCCGGTACGACGCGAAATTGCGCGTCTGGCCTTACACCGTTTGGTAACCGATGGTCGTATTCACCCAGCCCGCATTGAAGAAGTGGTCGCAAAAACACGGACTCAAATTGAAGATGAGATTGTAGAAATTGGCGAGCGTACAGCGATTGATTTAGGAATACATGGTTTGCACCCCGAATTGATCCGTATGGTAGGACGTATGCGTTACCGTTCGTCTTACGGACAGAATCTTTTACAACACTCTCGTGAAGTGGCTAATTTTGCGGCAACAATGGCTGCAGAGCTTGGCCTGAATGTTAAGCACGCAAAGCGCGCAGGGTTACTACATGATATCGGTAAAGTGCCTGATGATAATCCTGAGTTGCCACACGCTATTTTGGGAATGCAACTTGCTGAGAAATACAAAGAACATCCTGATGTATGTAACGCCATCGGCGCTCACCACGATGAGATCGAAATGACAGCCTTAATATCTCCGATCGTTCAGGCTTGTGATGCAATTTCTGGGGCACGCCCAGGTGCACGCCGCGAAGTGGTAGAAAGCTATATTAAGCGTCTAAAAGAGCTGGAAGATTTGGCGCTATCTTACCCTGGTGTTGAAAAAACTTTTGCAATACAAGCTGGACGTGAGCTTCGTGTGATCGTGGAAAGTGAGAGAGTATCTGATGCGCAATCGGAAATATTGGCCGCGGATATTTCCAACCGTATCCAAACGGAAATGACTTATCCGGGACAAATTAAAGTTACTGTTATCCGCGAGACGAGATCGGTGTCTTACGCAAAATAG
- a CDS encoding cell division protein ZapA: MGEISIKINIADRVYPLRVESAEEEVIRHAAKLINEKIKELQENYTVRDKQDLLSMCVLQFATRMLNAERQSQNHEVGLENSVQELDQLLTDFFKK; this comes from the coding sequence ATGGGAGAAATTTCCATAAAAATAAATATCGCAGATCGTGTTTACCCGCTTCGTGTGGAGAGCGCGGAAGAGGAAGTAATACGACATGCTGCGAAATTGATAAATGAAAAAATAAAGGAATTGCAGGAAAACTATACTGTGCGAGATAAGCAGGATTTGTTGTCCATGTGTGTATTGCAATTTGCGACGCGTATGCTCAATGCCGAGCGACAGTCCCAAAATCACGAAGTGGGTTTGGAAAATTCAGTGCAGGAACTTGATCAGTTGTTGACGGATTTCTTTAAAAAATAA